The Campylobacter concisus DNA segment CTTATCAACTACGCCTCTTAATGTTACTCTTGCTTGATTTTTATCTAGTGCTATTCCGCTTACTAAAACTGCTTCCATATTGTCATCTTCCTTTGCTATTAATGTACCTTCGTTGTGATTAAAGCTACTTCTTGTAATGAGTTTTACATTTAGTTTTTTTGCTAGCTCGACTGAGCGATTTTGTAGTACCTTTGCTCCAGCAGAAGCTAGCTCAAGCATCTCATCATAGCTTATTTTCTCAAGTTTTTTTGCCTTTTTTTCTATCCTTGGATCAGTCGTATAAACGCCATCAACATCGGTAAAAATTTCGCATAGATCAGCATCAAGCGCCCCTGCTAATGCAACTGCGCTAAGATCACTGCCGCCTCTACCAAGGGTTGTGATATTACCTTTTTCATCTATACCTTGAAAGCCAGCCACAACTACGATTTTGCCAGCTTTTAGCTCGGCTTTTAGCCTAGCAGTCTCTATCCTTTCGATCCTTGCTTTTGTATGAATATCATCAGTAATTATGCCTGCCATCGCACCTGTCATACCCACACATGTATAGCCTTTTGCATTAAGTGCGATCGTTAAAAGTGCGGTCGTTACTTGCTCTCCAGAGCTTAAAAGCATATCAGTGGCGACGCCATCTGGATGTTTTGAAAAATACTCACTATATTCAACCAATTGATTTGTAACTCCGCTCATCGCAGAAACTACCACAACTACGTCTGCACCGCTATTTTTTGTCTCAATGACTCTATTTGCCACAGCTTCGATGCGTTCAAGTGTTCCTACGCTAGTTCCGCCAAATTTTTGAACGATCAACATCAAAAATATCCTTTCTCTTTAAAATAACTCAAAACCTTTTCATAAATAGGCTTTTTAAAGTGATTTATACCCTCTAAACTTCTACCAAAATCTACAAATTTATACTCGCTAAACTCTGGATGCTCTGTCTTTAAATTTATGCTGGCACCATTTTTAAGTCTAACCAAAAAATATTTTTGTGTCTGTCCATCAAATGGATAAAATTTCTTTGCCGCATTTGCTGGAAAGTCGTAGCTTAGCCACTCTGGATACTCTTCTAAGATATCGATTCTATCAGTTCCGATCTCTTCTTTAAGCTCCCTTTTTAAGGCCTGCTTTGGACTCTCACCTTCGTCTATTCCACCTTGAGGAAACTGCCAGATATCGTCCATATCCACTCTTTTTGCGACTAAAATTTCACATTTAAATGGATACAAGCTAGACAAAACAACAGCTGCCACGTTTGGTCTATATTTTTTTTGCATGATTTTTCCAAAAATTTTATTTGGGATAATAACTAAAAAGAGTTAAGAGATAGATAAATAAAAACTACTTTTTACGCCGTTTGTAATAAATCACACAACCGCTAAAAAGTAGCATGCCAACTCCGCAAGAAGCTATAAAAAAGATAAATTTTCCAGCCTCTCCAAATATATATCCAGCGTGCAGATCAAGCATAAATTTATAAATTTCAAAAGATTTTGGCATGGTGTTTTTTAAAATTTCTCCACTTGCCGTATCGACTGCAAGCCTAACGCCATCGCTCTCACTAGCACCTTTTGGCAAGTAAAAGATCATAAATTTTACGCCGTCCTTGTT contains these protein-coding regions:
- a CDS encoding aspartate kinase, which gives rise to MLIVQKFGGTSVGTLERIEAVANRVIETKNSGADVVVVVSAMSGVTNQLVEYSEYFSKHPDGVATDMLLSSGEQVTTALLTIALNAKGYTCVGMTGAMAGIITDDIHTKARIERIETARLKAELKAGKIVVVAGFQGIDEKGNITTLGRGGSDLSAVALAGALDADLCEIFTDVDGVYTTDPRIEKKAKKLEKISYDEMLELASAGAKVLQNRSVELAKKLNVKLITRSSFNHNEGTLIAKEDDNMEAVLVSGIALDKNQARVTLRGVVDKPGIAAEIFTALAHENINVDMIIQNVGHDGTTNLGFTVPQNELELAKETMQKLSAAKHIEFDDAIVKVSVIGVGMKSHSGVACLAFETLAKEGINIQMISTSEIKISMIVDQKYGELAVRVLHDAYKLDK
- a CDS encoding RNA pyrophosphohydrolase, whose amino-acid sequence is MQKKYRPNVAAVVLSSLYPFKCEILVAKRVDMDDIWQFPQGGIDEGESPKQALKRELKEEIGTDRIDILEEYPEWLSYDFPANAAKKFYPFDGQTQKYFLVRLKNGASINLKTEHPEFSEYKFVDFGRSLEGINHFKKPIYEKVLSYFKEKGYF